In one Roseomonas haemaphysalidis genomic region, the following are encoded:
- a CDS encoding DUF4174 domain-containing protein, translating into MRLRPFIGALTFCVFAASGAHALEQHTWRDRVVLVFAARDTATLAEQRTHTKAAEEALAERDMSVVAVVADKVEHWFGEERGDSDAAAIRARFKVPADQGFLVLLVGKDGEVKWRTEKPTDLEDAIALVDTMPMRQREKGEGG; encoded by the coding sequence ATGCGCCTGCGCCCCTTTATCGGCGCCCTCACCTTCTGCGTCTTCGCCGCGTCCGGTGCCCATGCGCTGGAGCAGCATACCTGGCGCGACCGCGTCGTGCTGGTTTTCGCGGCCCGCGACACCGCCACCCTGGCCGAACAGCGCACCCACACCAAGGCGGCCGAGGAAGCCCTGGCCGAACGGGACATGTCCGTGGTCGCCGTGGTCGCCGACAAGGTGGAGCACTGGTTCGGCGAGGAACGCGGCGACAGCGACGCCGCCGCCATCCGCGCCCGCTTCAAGGTGCCCGCCGACCAGGGCTTCCTGGTGCTGCTGGTGGGCAAGGACGGCGAGGTGAAGTGGCGCACCGAAAAGCCGACCGACCTGGAGGACGCCATCGCGCTGGTGGACACCATGCCGATGCGGCAACGCGAAAAGGGCGAAGGGGGCTAA
- a CDS encoding ABC transporter ATP-binding protein — MSGQTMPHLRLDGLVRHYAGAPAPAVDRVSLDLPRGALLALLGPSGCGKTTTLRMIAGLETPDSGRIVVGGRDVTALPPHQRHMGVVFQSYALFPHMTAAGNVGFGLQMHKVPRAERGLRAQAALELVGLSALAGRKPRQLSGGQQQRVALARALAIEPELLLLDEPLSALDAKLREGVRDEIRALQQRLGTTAVFVTHDQTEALAMADLVAVMNAGRVEQLAAPEDIFERPATRFVATFVGRAARIAGRLEGGNVLRTADGSALRTAGGPAAGGSVEAFLRPHRVRLLGASEAAPPGAENLLDGTLTRRVYTGEIVSLEAATPAGPVTAEVHAGADGAWRDMRAGDPLRLAFRAADLLVFPA, encoded by the coding sequence ATGAGCGGCCAAACCATGCCGCACCTGCGGCTCGACGGGCTGGTGCGCCATTACGCGGGCGCCCCCGCGCCGGCGGTGGACCGGGTGTCCCTGGACCTGCCGCGCGGTGCCTTGCTGGCGCTGCTCGGTCCTTCCGGCTGCGGCAAGACCACCACGCTGCGTATGATCGCAGGGCTTGAGACGCCGGATAGCGGGCGCATCGTCGTCGGCGGGCGGGACGTCACGGCGCTGCCGCCGCACCAGCGGCACATGGGCGTGGTGTTCCAGTCCTATGCGCTGTTTCCGCACATGACGGCGGCCGGCAACGTCGGCTTCGGGCTGCAGATGCACAAGGTGCCGCGCGCCGAGCGTGGCCTCCGGGCCCAGGCGGCCCTGGAGCTGGTGGGGCTTTCGGCCCTGGCCGGCCGCAAGCCGCGCCAGCTGTCCGGCGGCCAGCAGCAGCGCGTGGCCCTGGCCCGCGCCCTGGCCATCGAGCCCGAGCTGCTGTTGCTGGACGAGCCGCTGTCGGCGCTGGACGCCAAGCTGCGCGAGGGCGTGCGCGACGAGATCCGCGCCCTGCAGCAGCGGCTCGGCACCACCGCCGTCTTTGTGACGCACGACCAGACCGAGGCGCTGGCCATGGCCGACCTGGTGGCCGTGATGAATGCCGGGCGGGTGGAGCAGCTGGCCGCGCCGGAAGACATTTTCGAGCGCCCGGCCACGCGCTTCGTCGCCACCTTCGTGGGCCGCGCCGCGCGCATCGCCGGCCGGCTGGAAGGTGGCAACGTCTTGCGCACGGCCGATGGCAGTGCCCTGCGCACCGCCGGCGGCCCGGCCGCCGGCGGCAGCGTGGAAGCCTTTCTCCGCCCGCACCGCGTGCGCCTGCTTGGCGCGAGCGAGGCGGCGCCGCCCGGTGCAGAGAACCTGCTGGACGGCACCCTGACGCGCCGCGTCTACACCGGCGAGATCGTGTCCCTGGAAGCCGCCACCCCCGCCGGCCCGGTGACCGCCGAGGTGCATGCCGGCGCCGATGGCGCGTGGCGCGACATGCGCGCGGGCGACCCGCTGCGGCTGGCGTTCCGCGCCGCCGACCTCCTGGTGTTTCCCGCATGA
- a CDS encoding extracellular solute-binding protein — protein MTNWMRAALGAAGLSAAAAVPAMAQAPGQITLMTYADSIFRDNYSAAVVQPFQAGGGASVQYFSSGNSAQMLGTLRAQKADPQVDVVIMDTTTAALACAEGLVEKVTPAAMPVLNEIDKLARDAGGECGPGVTYDNLVMIYNAETVKPAPTRFADMAGAQWRGRVGLGAPPNIQGLALTAILAHANGGQWTNFANALPTLKSIAANVQTFDPKPDSVTAVMSGQVDFTTNWNARSQLTNMQSGGKLGVVLPQEGTAFQINTINVVAGSKNAAQARAFMAHALGAAAQKAFTERVFYGPTNTTAQIAPEALARTALAPEYRSRIVAIDWAEMQKLRETWNQRWRREVITAAP, from the coding sequence AGCGCCGCGGCGGCCGTGCCCGCGATGGCGCAGGCGCCTGGCCAGATCACCTTGATGACCTATGCGGACAGCATCTTCCGCGACAACTATTCCGCCGCCGTGGTGCAGCCCTTCCAGGCCGGGGGCGGTGCGTCCGTGCAGTACTTCTCTTCCGGCAACAGCGCGCAGATGCTGGGCACGCTGCGGGCGCAGAAGGCCGACCCGCAGGTGGACGTGGTGATCATGGACACCACCACCGCCGCCCTGGCCTGCGCCGAGGGGCTGGTGGAAAAGGTGACCCCGGCCGCCATGCCGGTGCTCAACGAGATCGACAAGCTGGCGCGCGACGCCGGCGGCGAATGCGGGCCCGGCGTCACCTACGACAACCTGGTGATGATCTACAACGCCGAGACGGTGAAGCCCGCGCCCACCCGCTTCGCGGACATGGCCGGCGCGCAATGGCGCGGCCGCGTCGGCCTCGGCGCGCCGCCCAACATCCAGGGGCTCGCGCTGACCGCCATCCTGGCCCACGCCAATGGCGGCCAGTGGACCAACTTCGCCAACGCGCTGCCGACGCTGAAGAGCATCGCGGCCAATGTGCAGACCTTCGACCCCAAGCCCGACAGCGTCACCGCCGTGATGAGCGGCCAGGTGGACTTCACCACCAACTGGAACGCCCGCTCCCAGCTCACCAACATGCAGTCCGGCGGCAAGCTGGGCGTGGTGCTGCCGCAGGAAGGCACGGCCTTCCAGATCAACACCATCAACGTGGTGGCGGGCAGCAAGAACGCCGCGCAGGCGCGGGCCTTCATGGCGCATGCGCTGGGCGCCGCCGCGCAGAAGGCCTTCACGGAGCGGGTCTTCTACGGCCCCACCAACACCACCGCGCAGATCGCGCCCGAGGCCCTGGCCCGCACCGCGCTGGCGCCGGAATACCGCAGCCGCATCGTCGCCATCGACTGGGCGGAGATGCAGAAGCTGCGCGAAACCTGGAACCAGCGCTGGCGGCGCGAGGTCATCACGGCGGCGCCTTGA
- a CDS encoding RraA family protein, with the protein MKKYVVEKMPGQISAEVITLLEQTETATVGHWRHWGFVNRGIQGVLRRRVAGTAVTLQIPGPDSTLLHHALGLLRPGDILLVDRLGDDRHACWGGGVTVAAKAAGAKAGVVDGPCTDIEEIEASDFPMWCRGMAPITTRIYDLGGRMNVPVSIGGVVVNPGDAVLCDDCGVLVLPPDEAEAEARAAIAKQAAGLNTQDLVAKGAKLGERSGASAKVMAGI; encoded by the coding sequence ATGAAGAAGTACGTCGTCGAGAAGATGCCCGGCCAGATCAGCGCCGAGGTGATCACGCTGCTGGAGCAGACCGAGACCGCGACCGTCGGCCACTGGCGCCACTGGGGCTTCGTGAACCGCGGCATCCAGGGCGTGCTGCGCCGGCGCGTGGCCGGCACCGCCGTGACGCTGCAGATCCCCGGCCCGGATTCCACGCTGCTGCACCACGCCCTCGGCCTGCTGCGCCCCGGCGACATCCTGCTAGTGGACCGCCTGGGCGACGACCGGCACGCCTGCTGGGGTGGCGGTGTCACCGTGGCGGCCAAGGCCGCCGGCGCCAAGGCCGGCGTGGTGGACGGCCCCTGCACCGACATCGAGGAAATCGAGGCCTCGGACTTCCCGATGTGGTGCCGCGGCATGGCCCCCATCACCACCCGCATCTACGACCTGGGCGGGCGGATGAACGTGCCCGTCTCGATCGGCGGCGTGGTGGTCAACCCGGGCGACGCGGTGCTGTGCGACGACTGCGGCGTGCTGGTGCTGCCGCCGGACGAGGCCGAGGCCGAGGCGCGGGCCGCGATCGCCAAGCAGGCGGCGGGGCTGAACACCCAGGATCTGGTGGCCAAGGGCGCCAAGCTGGGCGAGCGCTCCGGCGCTTCCGCCAAGGTGATGGCGGGCATCTGA
- a CDS encoding ABC transporter permease, giving the protein MIGWLLALPALMIFALSFVWPLAALFRISLNRTAESGAMEVAVTGESYTRLLGDEFTWQLARDTVVLAGTSAAVAVMLALPVALMVRAASPRWRGLLALLGIAPLLISGTARLVGWMAILGDQGMINVILSGLSLTNGPLRLINNWTGVRIGLVESLMPYAVLVLLAGLGRLDARLEEASATLGASRARTFAYVTLPLAAPALLAAWLLTLVLGISAFVTPRLMGGGRVFVLATEIYNLALESVDWPAAAAMAMLLLGGLLALMLARAGIVWLGGRRA; this is encoded by the coding sequence ATGATCGGCTGGCTGCTCGCCCTGCCGGCGCTGATGATCTTCGCGCTTTCCTTTGTCTGGCCGCTGGCCGCGCTGTTTCGCATCAGCCTGAACCGCACGGCCGAAAGCGGCGCCATGGAAGTGGCCGTCACCGGCGAAAGCTACACCCGGCTGCTGGGCGACGAGTTCACCTGGCAACTGGCGCGCGACACCGTGGTGCTGGCCGGCACCTCCGCCGCCGTGGCGGTGATGCTGGCCCTGCCGGTGGCCCTGATGGTGCGCGCGGCCTCGCCCCGCTGGCGTGGGCTGCTGGCGCTGCTGGGCATCGCGCCGCTGCTCATCTCGGGCACCGCGCGGCTGGTGGGGTGGATGGCGATCCTGGGCGACCAGGGCATGATCAATGTCATCCTGTCCGGCCTTAGCCTGACAAACGGGCCGCTGCGGCTGATCAACAACTGGACCGGCGTGCGCATCGGGCTTGTGGAAAGCCTGATGCCCTATGCGGTGCTGGTGCTGCTGGCCGGCCTCGGGCGGCTGGACGCGCGGCTGGAGGAGGCTTCGGCCACCCTGGGCGCCAGCCGGGCGCGGACCTTCGCCTATGTCACCCTGCCGCTGGCGGCGCCGGCGCTGCTCGCGGCCTGGCTGCTGACCCTGGTGCTGGGCATCTCGGCCTTTGTGACGCCGCGCCTGATGGGTGGCGGCCGCGTCTTCGTGCTGGCCACCGAGATCTACAACCTGGCGCTGGAAAGCGTCGACTGGCCGGCCGCCGCGGCCATGGCCATGCTGCTGCTGGGCGGGCTGCTGGCGCTGATGCTGGCCCGCGCCGGCATTGTCTGGCTGGGGGGTAGGCGCGCATGA
- a CDS encoding ABC transporter permease yields MKPTLTLRVFAALGYLVLLSPAALVLVLSFSAGDYLTFPPPGFSTRWYAALLSNGVMMSALGTSAILAAVVSVVALLAGGPAAYAIARLDFPGRGFLAALLAAPLLLPTLVLGLALLLVLQPLGLTASWPGLVLGHCLVAIPFAVRIMTTAFEGVPKELEAAAWTLGATPLQAALRVTLPNAAPGAIAAGVLTFLVSFDETVISLFLVGPRLTTLPVEMFRYAEHRTDPLVAALAMSLILFAAVMVLVVERLMGFSNAMGRK; encoded by the coding sequence ATGAAGCCCACTCTCACGCTGCGCGTCTTCGCCGCGCTGGGCTACCTCGTGCTGCTGTCCCCGGCGGCGCTGGTGCTGGTGCTCAGCTTCTCGGCGGGGGATTACCTGACCTTTCCGCCGCCGGGTTTTTCCACCCGCTGGTATGCCGCGCTGCTGTCCAACGGCGTGATGATGTCGGCGCTCGGCACCAGCGCCATCCTGGCCGCCGTGGTGTCCGTGGTGGCGCTGCTGGCGGGCGGCCCAGCGGCCTATGCCATCGCCCGGCTGGACTTTCCGGGGCGCGGCTTCCTGGCCGCGCTGCTGGCGGCGCCGCTGCTGCTGCCGACGCTGGTGCTGGGCCTCGCCCTGCTTCTGGTGCTGCAGCCGCTGGGGCTCACCGCGTCCTGGCCCGGCCTGGTGCTGGGGCACTGCCTGGTGGCCATTCCCTTCGCGGTCCGCATCATGACCACGGCCTTCGAGGGCGTGCCCAAGGAGCTGGAAGCCGCCGCCTGGACGCTGGGCGCCACGCCGTTGCAGGCGGCGCTGCGCGTCACGCTGCCCAACGCCGCGCCGGGTGCCATCGCCGCCGGGGTGCTGACCTTTCTCGTGTCCTTCGACGAGACGGTGATCAGCCTGTTCCTGGTCGGGCCGCGCCTGACCACGCTGCCGGTGGAAATGTTCCGCTATGCCGAGCACCGCACCGACCCGCTGGTCGCGGCGCTGGCGATGAGCCTGATCCTGTTTGCCGCCGTGATGGTGCTCGTGGTCGAGCGCCTGATGGGCTTTTCCAACGCCATGGGACGCAAGTGA